One segment of Pseudomonas asgharzadehiana DNA contains the following:
- a CDS encoding YkgJ family cysteine cluster protein, whose translation MNCREGCGACCIAPSISSPLPGMPNGKPAGERCLHLSVEQLCQLFGQPERPAVCSDFKADIDVCGTDQADAIRLIGWWEQMTAA comes from the coding sequence ATGAATTGCCGTGAAGGCTGTGGTGCCTGCTGCATTGCCCCCTCCATCAGTTCGCCGTTACCCGGAATGCCTAATGGCAAGCCCGCGGGCGAACGCTGCCTGCACCTGTCGGTCGAACAGCTGTGCCAACTGTTCGGGCAGCCGGAGCGCCCGGCGGTGTGCAGTGATTTCAAGGCGGATATCGATGTGTGCGGCACCGACCAGGCCGATGCGATCCGGTTGATCGGCTGGTGGGAGCAGATGACGGCGGCTTGA
- a CDS encoding translation initiation factor 2, with the protein MTCIFRTAMVIGLLSLCNVSTVLAASPVTENKPAASSEQKPSAKKTTPTQQAPAAKKKAAAAKKRASAKKSKSAQEVAQTQLPPAQLDLSLPSDMVRHLQPLGTMPKPKSVPLLPPMFGEKPTDNSAFQINGRLLSNEMKLQLRNEERREVEGAALEFEFKQ; encoded by the coding sequence ATGACCTGTATTTTTCGCACTGCTATGGTGATTGGCCTGTTAAGCCTGTGTAACGTCAGCACCGTGCTGGCGGCATCACCCGTGACTGAAAACAAGCCTGCTGCCAGCAGCGAACAGAAGCCCTCCGCAAAAAAAACCACGCCAACCCAGCAAGCACCTGCGGCGAAGAAAAAAGCCGCAGCCGCTAAAAAGCGGGCGTCGGCGAAAAAGTCCAAGTCAGCCCAGGAAGTGGCACAGACCCAGCTGCCACCGGCGCAGTTGGACCTGTCCCTGCCTTCGGACATGGTCCGGCACCTGCAGCCGCTAGGCACCATGCCCAAGCCCAAGAGCGTGCCGTTGCTGCCACCGATGTTCGGCGAGAAGCCCACTGACAACAGTGCCTTCCAGATCAACGGCCGTTTGCTCAGCAATGAAATGAAGCTGCAATTGCGCAACGAGGAACGCCGGGAGGTGGAAGGCGCCGCGTTGGAGTTTGAGTTCAAGCAGTAA
- a CDS encoding PLP-dependent aminotransferase family protein encodes MTNLLLYQRIAQQLAEDIRRGVYQPGERVPSVRKMSSQLNVSHATVLQAYANLEDQGLIRARPQSGYYVHQTPALTAPTPDIARVERPGLVTRSSIIQQVLGESRREGVFPLGAAVPSVDYLPVRALHQQLAKVTRFQSPRAFSYMFSPGFEPLRRQVAIRMRDAGVVVDPSEVVITHGCVDALQMSLRVLTRPGDLIAAESPTYYGLLQLADLLGLKVIEIPSDPSTGMSLEALQLAANQWSIKALVLTTRLSNPLGGTMPEERQKQLLRLASDFDIQIVEDDIYGELMFELGRTKALKAYDRLDRVIYCSSFSKTLSPGVRIGWMIAGKYQQEIQRLQMFSTHSACSVTQMGVAAYLENGGYDRHLRYIRQEYRKNLSAFQLAVQQYFPEGTQMTRPTGGFILWVSLPGRVNTQELHVRALQQGISIAPGLIFSNTEQFNHCIRLNCGTPWNREAERALMTLGMLASQLCQETAAGF; translated from the coding sequence ATGACCAATCTGCTGCTTTATCAACGTATCGCCCAGCAACTGGCTGAGGATATCCGGCGCGGTGTCTATCAGCCGGGCGAGCGCGTGCCTTCGGTGCGCAAGATGAGCTCCCAACTCAATGTGAGTCATGCCACGGTATTGCAGGCCTATGCCAACCTGGAAGACCAGGGGCTGATCCGCGCGCGACCGCAGTCCGGCTACTACGTGCATCAGACGCCGGCGCTCACCGCGCCGACACCGGATATCGCACGGGTCGAACGCCCCGGGTTGGTCACCCGCAGCAGTATCATTCAACAGGTATTGGGCGAGTCGCGCCGTGAAGGGGTATTCCCGTTGGGCGCCGCCGTGCCGAGTGTCGACTACTTGCCGGTCCGCGCGTTGCACCAGCAACTGGCCAAGGTCACACGGTTCCAGAGCCCGCGGGCATTCAGCTACATGTTCAGCCCCGGTTTCGAGCCGCTGCGACGCCAAGTGGCGATCCGCATGCGCGATGCCGGCGTAGTGGTGGACCCTTCCGAAGTCGTGATCACCCACGGCTGTGTCGATGCGTTGCAGATGTCGCTGCGGGTGCTGACCCGTCCCGGCGATCTGATCGCAGCGGAATCACCGACCTATTATGGTTTGCTGCAACTGGCCGATCTGCTAGGCCTCAAGGTCATCGAGATCCCCAGCGATCCGTCCACCGGCATGAGCCTTGAAGCCTTGCAGTTGGCGGCCAATCAATGGTCGATCAAAGCGTTGGTACTGACCACGCGCCTGAGTAACCCGTTGGGTGGCACCATGCCCGAGGAGCGGCAGAAACAGCTGCTGCGCCTGGCATCGGATTTCGATATCCAGATCGTCGAGGATGATATCTACGGCGAACTGATGTTCGAGCTGGGCCGCACCAAAGCCCTCAAAGCCTATGACCGCCTGGATCGGGTGATCTATTGCTCAAGCTTCTCCAAGACATTGTCGCCGGGCGTGCGGATCGGCTGGATGATTGCCGGCAAGTACCAGCAGGAAATCCAGCGTTTGCAGATGTTCAGCACCCATTCGGCGTGCAGCGTGACCCAGATGGGGGTCGCGGCCTACCTGGAGAACGGTGGCTACGATCGACACCTGCGCTACATTCGTCAGGAGTACCGCAAGAACCTCAGCGCGTTTCAACTGGCGGTGCAGCAATATTTCCCGGAGGGCACCCAGATGACTCGCCCGACCGGCGGTTTTATTTTGTGGGTCAGTTTGCCGGGCCGGGTCAATACCCAGGAACTGCATGTGCGCGCCCTGCAACAGGGCATCAGCATTGCGCCGGGGTTGATCTTCAGCAATACCGAGCAGTTCAACCACTGTATTCGGCTTAACTGCGGCACACCCTGGAACCGCGAGGCAGAGCGCGCGCTGATGACCCTGGGGATGCTGGCCAGCCAGTTATGCCAGGAAACCGCAGCGGGTTTTTGA
- a CDS encoding OmpA family protein, which produces MSPIMRGMSCAVLLGSAVLGGCASHPNGEQALQQAGNDFQKVKEDANVLRIAPKDVIRAGESLARADRLSSYWGSGTDVVHYAYLSQRYSAIAREHTEQALNEERAAKLELERQRLQLALRENKLISVQQQGKWLEEQIASLTTTQTDRGLVMTLGDVLFDTGEAELKNSANRTVLKIVQFLQLNPKRVVRIEGYADNTGGQQENLRLSRDRAQSVADVLVDLGIDEKRIQVEGYGDQYPVEANASERGRAQNRRVEIVFSDEKGQLGAAR; this is translated from the coding sequence ATGAGCCCGATCATGCGTGGTATGAGCTGTGCCGTGTTGCTGGGCAGTGCGGTACTGGGCGGTTGTGCCAGCCATCCCAATGGCGAGCAAGCCTTGCAACAGGCCGGCAATGATTTCCAGAAGGTCAAGGAAGACGCGAATGTGCTGCGCATCGCGCCCAAGGACGTGATTCGCGCCGGTGAATCCCTGGCGCGCGCCGATCGTTTGTCCAGCTATTGGGGCAGCGGCACGGACGTGGTGCATTACGCCTACCTGAGCCAGCGCTACAGCGCCATAGCCCGCGAACACACCGAGCAGGCGCTAAACGAAGAACGCGCCGCCAAGCTCGAACTGGAACGCCAGCGCCTGCAATTGGCCCTGCGTGAAAACAAGCTGATCAGCGTGCAACAGCAGGGCAAATGGCTTGAAGAACAGATCGCCAGCCTGACCACCACTCAGACCGACCGCGGCCTGGTGATGACCCTGGGCGACGTGCTGTTCGACACGGGCGAAGCGGAGCTGAAAAACTCGGCCAACCGCACCGTGTTGAAAATTGTGCAGTTCCTGCAACTGAACCCCAAGCGCGTGGTGCGCATCGAGGGCTACGCCGACAACACCGGCGGCCAACAGGAAAACCTCAGACTGTCGCGTGACCGCGCGCAGTCGGTGGCCGATGTGCTGGTGGACCTGGGGATCGACGAAAAACGCATCCAGGTCGAAGGCTATGGCGACCAGTATCCGGTGGAGGCCAATGCGTCCGAACGGGGCAGGGCGCAAAATCGCCGGGTGGAGATAGTATTCTCGGACGAAAAAGGCCAACTCGGCGCCGCCCGTTAA
- a CDS encoding DUF4398 domain-containing protein: MTLRPFFAALAVVVALAGCAADPAPNEQIRLTQQALEQANAVGASADESPDLKLAEDKFAQAKADMADQSYKDARMRAEQAELDARLAEAQVLTRKSQEQLNVLNTRITRLRKQLQLGEAQ, encoded by the coding sequence GTGACTCTTCGACCTTTTTTCGCGGCCCTCGCCGTTGTTGTAGCCCTGGCGGGATGTGCAGCCGATCCTGCGCCGAATGAACAGATTCGCCTCACCCAGCAGGCCCTGGAACAGGCCAACGCCGTCGGTGCCAGTGCCGATGAATCGCCTGACCTGAAACTGGCCGAAGACAAATTCGCCCAGGCCAAGGCCGACATGGCCGACCAGTCCTACAAGGATGCGCGTATGCGGGCCGAACAGGCCGAGCTGGACGCACGCCTTGCCGAAGCCCAAGTGCTGACCCGCAAAAGCCAGGAACAACTCAACGTGCTCAACACCCGCATCACGCGCCTGCGCAAGCAATTGCAGCTGGGAGAAGCCCAATGA
- a CDS encoding substrate-binding periplasmic protein — MELRPWALLLGLSLLPGLALAAGKCERLVITGSPDTPPLLWRDPQDPTHLIGATADVLQQVTKDLGVKIDLLYGGNRSMALDEVRSGRMDIFADAPLNHAQLGNFDYIHPALVQTDYRVWTRTDSALVYASATDLQGFKGAASERARLSQGFETLAQHLTLQRFPSLTPAFQKLLLGEVDYVLAGRYSGMAMAQTLGMSNDLIARDTPVDQAGLHLAISHNSACNDPWLRGQLAKKMTELPGSGVTEAALQRNLERWKAQLQQPVGTPTQ, encoded by the coding sequence ATGGAACTGCGCCCCTGGGCCTTACTGCTGGGCCTGTCGCTGTTGCCGGGCCTGGCGCTGGCCGCCGGCAAATGTGAGCGCCTGGTGATCACCGGCAGCCCGGACACCCCCCCTTTGCTCTGGCGTGATCCCCAGGACCCCACCCACCTGATCGGTGCCACCGCCGATGTGTTGCAGCAGGTAACGAAAGACCTGGGTGTGAAAATCGACCTGCTCTACGGTGGCAATCGTTCGATGGCGCTGGATGAAGTACGCAGCGGGCGCATGGATATTTTTGCCGATGCGCCGTTGAACCACGCGCAACTGGGCAACTTCGACTACATCCACCCGGCCCTGGTGCAGACCGACTATAGGGTCTGGACGCGTACGGATTCGGCACTGGTATATGCCAGCGCTACCGACCTGCAGGGTTTCAAGGGGGCGGCCTCGGAGCGTGCCCGCTTGAGCCAGGGATTCGAAACCCTGGCCCAGCACCTTACCCTGCAACGATTCCCGAGCTTGACCCCCGCCTTCCAAAAACTGCTGCTGGGCGAGGTGGACTACGTACTCGCCGGGCGCTATTCCGGCATGGCCATGGCCCAGACGCTGGGCATGAGCAATGACTTGATTGCCCGCGATACGCCTGTCGATCAGGCCGGCCTGCACCTGGCAATTTCCCACAACTCGGCCTGCAATGATCCGTGGTTGCGCGGACAGCTTGCCAAAAAGATGACAGAATTGCCCGGGTCTGGTGTGACGGAAGCCGCGCTGCAGCGCAACCTCGAGCGCTGGAAGGCGCAATTGCAACAACCCGTCGGCACCCCAACACAGTAG
- a CDS encoding electron transfer flavoprotein subunit alpha/FixB family protein, translating to MAILVIAEHDNKVLAPATLNTVAAAAKIGGDIHVLVAGQGAGAVAEAAAKIAGVSKVLNADNAAYAHQLPENVAPLVAELGAGYSHILAAATSNGKNILPRVAAQLDVDQISEIISVESADTFKRPIYAGNAIATVQSSAAIKVITVRATGFDPVAAEGGSAAVEAVAAAHDAGTSSFVGEELAKSDRPELTAAKIVVSGGRGMQNGDNFKHLYALADKLGAAVGASRAAVDAGFVPNDMQVGQTGKIVAPQLYIAVGISGAIQHLAGMKDSKVIVAINKDEEAPIFQVADYGLVADLFEAVPELEKLV from the coding sequence ATGGCTATCCTCGTAATCGCCGAACACGACAACAAGGTGCTGGCCCCGGCCACCCTGAACACCGTGGCCGCTGCCGCTAAAATTGGTGGCGACATCCACGTACTGGTAGCAGGTCAAGGCGCTGGCGCCGTGGCTGAAGCCGCTGCGAAAATCGCCGGTGTGAGCAAGGTCCTGAACGCTGACAATGCTGCTTACGCGCATCAGTTGCCGGAAAACGTTGCCCCGCTGGTTGCAGAGCTGGGCGCCGGCTACAGCCACATCCTGGCCGCCGCTACTTCCAACGGCAAAAACATCCTGCCACGCGTTGCTGCGCAGCTGGACGTTGACCAGATCTCCGAGATCATCTCGGTCGAAAGCGCCGACACCTTCAAGCGCCCGATCTACGCGGGTAACGCCATTGCCACCGTGCAATCGAGCGCTGCCATCAAAGTCATCACCGTGCGCGCCACCGGTTTCGACCCGGTTGCCGCCGAAGGTGGTTCGGCTGCCGTTGAGGCCGTCGCCGCTGCCCATGACGCCGGTACTTCCAGCTTTGTTGGCGAAGAGCTGGCCAAGTCGGATCGCCCTGAGCTGACCGCTGCCAAGATCGTCGTTTCGGGCGGGCGTGGCATGCAGAACGGTGACAACTTCAAGCACCTGTACGCCCTGGCCGACAAGCTCGGCGCTGCGGTCGGCGCTTCCCGCGCGGCCGTCGACGCAGGTTTCGTACCCAACGACATGCAGGTCGGCCAGACCGGCAAGATCGTCGCGCCACAGCTGTACATCGCGGTCGGTATCTCTGGCGCGATCCAGCACTTGGCCGGTATGAAAGACTCCAAAGTGATCGTTGCGATCAACAAGGACGAAGAAGCACCGATCTTCCAGGTGGCCGATTACGGCCTGGTCGCGGACTTGTTCGAAGCCGTACCGGAGTTGGAGAAGCTGGTCTAA
- a CDS encoding electron transfer flavoprotein subunit beta/FixA family protein produces MKVLVAVKRVVDYNVKVRVKADNSGVDLANVKMSMNPFCEIAVEEAVRLKEKGVATEIVVVSIGPATAQEQLRTALALGADRAILVESAEELTSLAVAKLLKAVVDKEQPSLVILGKQAIDSDNNQTGQMLAALTGYGQGTFASKVEVSGDKVAVTREIDGGAQTVSLKLPAIVTTDLRLNEPRYASLPNIMKAKKKPLEVLTPDALGVSTASTNKTVKVEAPAARSAGIKVKSVAELVEKLKNEAKVI; encoded by the coding sequence ATGAAGGTTCTTGTAGCTGTCAAACGCGTTGTCGATTACAACGTGAAAGTTCGCGTCAAGGCGGACAATTCCGGCGTCGATCTTGCTAACGTCAAGATGTCGATGAACCCATTCTGTGAAATCGCCGTGGAAGAAGCCGTACGCCTGAAAGAGAAAGGCGTTGCGACTGAAATCGTCGTGGTTTCCATCGGTCCTGCCACTGCTCAAGAGCAGCTGCGTACCGCCCTGGCGCTGGGTGCCGACCGTGCCATCCTCGTCGAATCCGCTGAAGAACTGACCTCCCTGGCCGTGGCCAAGCTGCTCAAGGCGGTTGTCGACAAGGAGCAGCCTTCGCTGGTGATCCTGGGCAAACAAGCCATCGACAGCGACAACAACCAGACTGGCCAGATGCTGGCTGCACTGACCGGTTACGGCCAGGGTACTTTCGCATCCAAAGTGGAAGTGAGCGGCGACAAGGTTGCCGTGACCCGCGAAATCGACGGCGGCGCGCAGACGGTTTCCCTGAAACTGCCGGCCATCGTCACCACCGACCTGCGTTTGAACGAGCCGCGCTACGCGTCCCTGCCAAACATCATGAAAGCCAAGAAGAAGCCTCTCGAAGTGCTGACTCCGGATGCTTTGGGCGTTTCCACCGCCTCCACCAACAAGACCGTCAAAGTCGAAGCGCCGGCTGCACGCAGCGCCGGCATCAAGGTCAAGTCGGTGGCTGAACTGGTCGAGAAACTGAAAAACGAAGCGAAGGTGATCTGA
- a CDS encoding electron transfer flavoprotein-ubiquinone oxidoreductase — protein MEREYMEFDVVIVGAGPAGLSAACRLKQKAAEAGKEISVCVVEKGSEVGAHILSGAVFEPRALNELFPDWKALGAPLNTPVVRDDIYVLRSSEASTKVPDFFVPKTMHNEGNYIISLGNLCRWLAQQAENLGVEVYPGFAAQEALFDENGVVRGIITGDLGVDREGHPKEGVYTPGMELRGKYTLFAEGCRGHIGKQLIKRFNLDSDADAQHYGIGLKEIWEIDPAKHQPGLVVHTAGWPLDIMSNENTGGSFLYHLENNQVVVGLIVDLSYSNAFLSPFDEFQRLKHHPVLAQYLEGGKRISYGARALAKGGINSLPKMVFKGGALIGCDLGTMNVAKIKGSHTAMKSGMLAADAVAERLFAESEGGDELTNYVDGFKTSWLYEELFATRNFGPAMHKFGPILGAGFNWFDQNILGGKMPFTLHDTKPDYACLKLAKDSTKIDYPKPDGKLSFDKLSSVFISGTNHEEEQPCHLKLKDPSIPIGTNLPLYDEPAQRYCPAGVYEVITQEDGEKRFQINAQNCVHCKTCDIKDPSQNITWVTPEGAGGPTYPNM, from the coding sequence GTGGAACGCGAATACATGGAATTCGACGTGGTCATCGTCGGCGCCGGCCCGGCGGGCCTGTCCGCCGCCTGCCGACTGAAGCAGAAGGCCGCCGAAGCCGGTAAGGAAATCAGCGTCTGCGTGGTCGAGAAAGGCTCCGAGGTCGGCGCACACATCCTCTCCGGCGCCGTGTTTGAACCTCGCGCCCTGAACGAACTGTTCCCGGACTGGAAAGCCCTCGGCGCCCCGCTCAATACCCCCGTGGTGCGCGATGACATCTATGTACTGCGCAGCAGCGAGGCCTCCACCAAGGTGCCTGACTTCTTCGTGCCCAAGACCATGCACAACGAAGGCAACTACATCATCTCCCTCGGCAACCTGTGCCGCTGGCTGGCCCAACAGGCCGAAAACCTGGGCGTTGAAGTCTACCCAGGCTTCGCCGCCCAGGAAGCGCTGTTCGACGAAAACGGCGTGGTCCGCGGGATCATCACCGGCGACCTCGGCGTCGACCGTGAAGGCCACCCGAAAGAAGGCGTCTACACCCCAGGCATGGAGCTGCGTGGCAAGTACACGCTGTTCGCCGAAGGTTGCCGTGGCCACATCGGCAAGCAACTGATCAAGCGCTTCAACCTGGACAGCGACGCCGACGCCCAGCACTACGGCATCGGCCTCAAGGAAATCTGGGAAATCGACCCGGCCAAGCACCAACCCGGCCTGGTGGTACACACCGCCGGTTGGCCGCTGGACATCATGAGCAACGAGAACACCGGCGGCTCGTTCCTCTACCACTTGGAAAACAACCAGGTGGTCGTCGGCCTGATCGTCGACCTGTCCTACAGCAACGCCTTCCTGTCGCCGTTCGATGAGTTCCAGCGCCTCAAGCATCACCCGGTGCTGGCCCAGTACCTCGAAGGCGGCAAGCGCATCAGCTATGGCGCCCGCGCCCTGGCCAAAGGCGGCATCAACTCGTTGCCGAAGATGGTCTTCAAGGGCGGCGCCCTGATCGGTTGCGACCTGGGCACCATGAACGTGGCCAAGATCAAGGGCAGCCATACCGCCATGAAGTCCGGCATGCTCGCCGCCGACGCCGTGGCCGAGCGCCTGTTCGCCGAATCCGAAGGCGGCGATGAACTGACCAACTACGTCGACGGTTTCAAAACCAGCTGGCTCTACGAAGAACTGTTCGCCACCCGCAACTTCGGCCCGGCGATGCACAAGTTCGGCCCAATCCTCGGCGCCGGCTTCAACTGGTTCGACCAGAACATCCTCGGCGGCAAAATGCCGTTTACCCTGCACGACACCAAGCCGGACTACGCCTGCCTGAAGCTGGCCAAAGACAGCACGAAGATCGACTACCCCAAGCCCGACGGCAAGCTGAGCTTCGACAAGCTGAGTTCGGTGTTCATTTCCGGTACCAACCACGAAGAAGAACAGCCGTGCCACTTGAAGTTGAAAGACCCGAGCATCCCGATCGGCACCAACCTGCCGCTCTACGATGAACCGGCACAGCGTTACTGCCCGGCCGGCGTGTATGAAGTGATCACCCAGGAAGACGGCGAGAAGCGCTTCCAGATCAACGCCCAGAACTGCGTGCACTGCAAGACCTGTGACATCAAGGACCCTTCGCAGAACATCACCTGGGTTACACCGGAAGGCGCAGGTGGGCCGACTTACCCGAATATGTAA
- a CDS encoding benzoate/H(+) symporter BenE family transporter — MDTLRKDLSLSAVIAGFIAVIISYAGPLIIVFQAAKEAHLPNDEVSSWIWAISIGSGITGLFLSWRLRVPVITAWSTPGAALLVSMLPTVTLPQAIGAYVVASVIIAVVGLSGAFDKLMSRLPKAIAAAMLAGILFRFGAELFTSIKLQPALVLAMIATYLVFKRFSPRYAILSVLIIGCAVAASFGELNSGAMTIAVAQPVFIAPQWSWHAIINIGLPLALVTLTGQYVPGMAVLRTSGYHTPARSIISVTAIGSILMAPFGSHGLNLAAITAAICTGREAHEDRDKRYIAGIACGVFYILMGIFGATLASVFSALPKELIASLAGLALFGAISTGLTGAMADEKQREAALITFLVTASGMSYLGLAAAFWGLIFGLVAHCVLSYTRQSKAAAVAEGSRP, encoded by the coding sequence ATGGACACACTCAGAAAGGATCTATCCCTGTCAGCCGTGATTGCGGGTTTTATCGCCGTGATCATTTCGTATGCCGGTCCCTTGATCATCGTGTTTCAGGCGGCTAAGGAAGCGCACCTGCCCAATGACGAGGTGTCATCGTGGATCTGGGCAATTTCCATTGGCAGCGGGATTACCGGCCTGTTTTTGAGCTGGCGCCTGCGGGTGCCGGTAATCACCGCGTGGTCGACGCCGGGAGCGGCGTTGCTGGTCTCGATGCTGCCCACGGTGACTCTGCCCCAGGCCATCGGCGCGTACGTGGTTGCGTCAGTGATTATTGCCGTGGTGGGTTTGTCTGGCGCGTTCGACAAGCTGATGAGTCGCCTGCCCAAAGCCATCGCCGCCGCCATGCTCGCCGGCATCCTGTTCCGCTTCGGTGCCGAGCTGTTCACCTCGATCAAGCTGCAACCGGCGCTGGTGCTGGCGATGATCGCGACTTACCTGGTGTTCAAGCGTTTCTCGCCACGTTACGCCATCCTGTCCGTGCTGATTATCGGCTGCGCGGTCGCTGCCTCGTTTGGTGAACTCAACAGCGGGGCAATGACTATCGCCGTCGCCCAGCCGGTGTTTATCGCGCCGCAGTGGAGCTGGCACGCCATCATTAATATCGGCTTGCCGCTGGCGCTGGTGACCCTGACCGGTCAGTACGTGCCGGGCATGGCGGTATTGCGCACTTCGGGCTACCACACGCCAGCGCGCTCAATCATTTCGGTGACGGCGATCGGCTCGATCCTGATGGCACCGTTCGGCTCCCATGGTTTGAATCTGGCAGCGATTACCGCCGCCATCTGCACCGGCCGCGAAGCCCATGAAGACCGCGACAAGCGCTACATCGCCGGGATCGCCTGCGGGGTGTTCTACATCCTGATGGGTATCTTTGGCGCGACCCTGGCTTCGGTATTTTCTGCCTTGCCCAAAGAGCTGATTGCCTCCCTGGCGGGCCTGGCACTGTTCGGCGCAATCAGCACCGGGTTGACAGGCGCCATGGCCGACGAGAAACAACGCGAAGCGGCGCTGATTACCTTTCTGGTCACCGCTTCGGGCATGAGCTACCTGGGGCTGGCCGCTGCGTTCTGGGGCTTGATCTTCGGCCTCGTCGCGCACTGTGTGCTGAGTTACACCCGGCAAAGCAAAGCCGCCGCTGTCGCCGAGGGCAGCCGACCATGA
- a CDS encoding PLP-dependent aminotransferase family protein, with protein MWVPQLSEFNQPVYLAIADALARDISNGVLNKGDRLPTLRELATALDVTPGTISRAYSEAQRRGLVQGEVGRGTFVLTQNPPGPAASNSPAALNLGQPELLDLSIIKPGSETLEHWLRDALVSLARSTDFAGALDYAPDGGHPAHREAGAQWLRHSLPEAQWQQVIITAGAQHGLMVAMSALTNAGDLVLCEALCYPGIISLAHGLERRLRGVPMDDEGIIPEALRELCRREKPAMLVCVATCQNPTAAIMSQQRRAQIAALAEEFDFIILDDDIYGFLATDPSIKPLSAFAPDRSVYLTSLSKSVMPALRIGYLHSPPKLLSRLSSMVRSSVWMPSPLTAQLASNVITEGMDQKLIRIHRNEAAGRQAIAREIFARFELKTQPYAYHVWLTLPEPWTSDEFTMLARANGVLVLSGTQFQAERSEMTRCVRLVLMSPTSRNELRFALTKLASLIETDPRRYY; from the coding sequence ATGTGGGTTCCCCAGCTAAGCGAGTTCAACCAGCCGGTGTATTTGGCGATTGCCGACGCATTGGCACGCGATATCAGCAACGGCGTGTTGAACAAAGGCGATCGCCTGCCGACCCTGCGGGAGCTGGCCACGGCCCTGGATGTCACGCCGGGCACTATCAGCCGCGCGTACAGCGAAGCGCAGCGCCGGGGCCTGGTGCAGGGGGAAGTGGGCCGCGGTACGTTTGTGCTCACTCAGAACCCACCGGGGCCGGCGGCGAGCAACAGCCCGGCGGCGCTGAATCTGGGGCAGCCGGAACTGCTCGACCTGTCGATCATCAAGCCCGGCAGCGAAACCCTGGAACACTGGCTGCGCGACGCATTGGTGAGCCTGGCCAGGAGCACCGATTTCGCGGGCGCCCTGGACTACGCCCCGGACGGCGGTCACCCGGCGCATCGCGAGGCGGGAGCACAGTGGCTACGGCATTCATTGCCCGAGGCACAGTGGCAGCAGGTGATCATCACCGCCGGCGCGCAGCATGGCTTGATGGTGGCGATGAGCGCCCTGACCAACGCCGGCGACCTGGTGCTCTGCGAGGCACTGTGCTACCCCGGCATCATTTCCCTGGCCCATGGTCTTGAACGCCGCCTGCGTGGCGTGCCGATGGATGACGAAGGCATCATTCCCGAGGCGCTGCGCGAACTGTGCCGGCGGGAAAAACCGGCGATGCTGGTGTGCGTCGCGACCTGCCAGAACCCGACGGCGGCGATCATGTCGCAACAACGTCGGGCGCAAATCGCAGCGTTGGCCGAAGAGTTCGACTTCATCATCCTCGACGACGACATCTACGGCTTTCTTGCCACCGACCCGTCCATCAAACCCCTTTCGGCGTTTGCCCCGGACCGCTCGGTGTACCTCACCAGCCTGTCGAAGTCGGTGATGCCCGCATTGCGTATCGGCTACCTGCACAGCCCGCCAAAATTGCTGTCGCGGCTCAGCTCGATGGTGCGTAGCAGCGTCTGGATGCCATCACCACTGACCGCGCAACTGGCCAGCAATGTGATCACCGAAGGCATGGACCAAAAACTGATCCGCATCCACCGCAACGAGGCGGCCGGCCGGCAAGCGATTGCCCGCGAGATCTTCGCCAGGTTCGAGCTCAAGACCCAGCCCTACGCCTACCATGTGTGGCTGACATTGCCGGAGCCATGGACCAGCGACGAGTTCACCATGCTGGCTCGGGCCAATGGCGTGCTGGTACTTAGTGGCACGCAGTTCCAGGCCGAACGCTCTGAAATGACACGCTGCGTGCGACTGGTGCTGATGTCGCCCACCAGCCGCAACGAATTGCGCTTTGCCCTGACCAAACTGGCCAGCCTGATCGAAACCGACCCGCGCCGTTACTACTAG